Part of the Candidatus Parvarchaeota archaeon genome is shown below.
AAAAGTGCAAGGACTGCTGATTGCGCCGTAAGTGGCATGCCAAGCACAAAGCCAAATGCGACAAGTGCACTTACTTGTATCAGCACGTCTGTCATGCCGCCAAGCATTTTGCCAAGGAACACGGCGCTTCGCGGAACCGGGGCCACAAGGACCATCTTAAGAAAGTCAAGCTTCTTGTCCCAGATGATGTACATTCCATAGAATATCGAGCCAAAAAGGACGGCCATTGCAAGGATACCGGGGAAAAGAAATGTCTGGTAATTCATGCCCCCTATTTCAACTGATGCCCCAAGCCCGCCCCCAAATGCGACTATCCACATAAGCGGGGTTACAACTGCCGAAATTACCCGTTCCTTCTCGCGCAAAAAAACTATAAGCTCTCTGTACCAAATCGCATAAACAGAATCCACAAA
Proteins encoded:
- a CDS encoding ABC transporter, which gives rise to MGFVDSVYAIWYRELIVFLREKERVISAVVTPLMWIVAFGGGLGASVEIGGMNYQTFLFPGILAMAVLFGSIFYGMYIIWDKKLDFLKMVLVAPVPRSAVFLGKMLGGMTDVLIQVSALVAFGFVLGMPLTAQSAVLAL